The proteins below come from a single Streptomyces sp. B3I8 genomic window:
- a CDS encoding acyl carrier protein: MAATQEEIVAGLAEIVNEIAGIPVEDVELDKSFTDDLDVDSLSMVEVVVAAEERFDVKIPDDDVKNLKTVRDAADYILKHQA; encoded by the coding sequence ATGGCCGCCACGCAGGAAGAGATCGTCGCGGGTCTCGCGGAGATCGTGAACGAGATCGCCGGCATCCCGGTCGAGGACGTCGAGCTGGACAAGTCCTTCACCGACGACCTGGACGTCGACTCGCTGTCCATGGTCGAGGTCGTCGTCGCCGCCGAGGAGCGCTTCGACGTCAAGATCCCCGACGACGACGTCAAGAACCTGAAGACGGTTCGCGACGCCGCCGACTACATCCTCAAGCACCAGGCCTGA
- a CDS encoding ACP S-malonyltransferase, translating to MLVLVAPGQGAQTPGFLTPWLELPGAADRVAAWSDAIGLDLAHYGTEADADAIRDTAVAQPLLVAAGLLSASALGDVAVLAPGAVAGHSVGEITAAVLAGVLDDTAALKLVRTRGLAMAEASAVVPTGMSALLGGDPETTIPHLEKLGLTPANVNGAGQIVAAGTLEQLEALAGDKPEGVRRVVPLKVAGAFHTHHMAPAVDTLAKAAEALTPADPAVPYVSNKDGRTVTSGAEVLRRLVGQVANPVRWDLCMETFQALGATALLEVCPGGTLTGLAKRALPGVKTLALKTPDDLAAARELVAEAAVPAADAAGA from the coding sequence GTGCTCGTACTCGTCGCTCCCGGCCAGGGCGCCCAGACGCCCGGCTTCCTGACCCCCTGGCTCGAACTCCCCGGTGCCGCCGACCGTGTTGCCGCCTGGTCGGACGCGATCGGGCTCGACCTCGCCCACTACGGCACCGAGGCCGACGCGGACGCGATCCGTGACACCGCGGTGGCGCAGCCGCTGCTGGTGGCCGCCGGACTGCTGTCCGCCTCGGCCCTCGGCGACGTCGCCGTCCTCGCGCCCGGCGCGGTCGCGGGGCACAGCGTCGGTGAGATCACGGCCGCCGTGCTCGCCGGTGTCCTCGACGACACCGCCGCCCTGAAGCTGGTGCGCACCCGTGGTCTGGCCATGGCCGAGGCCTCGGCCGTCGTCCCGACCGGGATGTCCGCGCTGCTCGGCGGCGACCCGGAGACCACGATCCCGCACCTGGAGAAGCTGGGGCTGACCCCGGCCAACGTCAACGGCGCGGGCCAGATCGTCGCCGCCGGCACGCTGGAGCAGTTGGAGGCGCTGGCCGGGGACAAGCCGGAGGGGGTGCGCCGGGTGGTCCCGCTGAAGGTCGCGGGCGCCTTCCACACGCACCACATGGCCCCGGCCGTCGACACCCTGGCCAAGGCGGCCGAGGCGTTGACGCCGGCCGACCCGGCCGTCCCGTACGTGTCCAACAAGGACGGCCGGACCGTCACGTCCGGCGCCGAGGTGCTCCGGCGGCTGGTCGGCCAGGTGGCCAACCCGGTGCGCTGGGACCTGTGCATGGAGACGTTCCAGGCGCTGGGCGCGACCGCGCTGCTCGAGGTGTGCCCCGGCGGCACCCTCACCGGTCTGGCCAAGCGTGCGCTGCCCGGCGTCAAGACGCTGGCGCTGAAGACCCCCGACGACCTCGCCGCCGCCCGTGAGCTCGTCGCCGAGGCGGCTGTCCCTGCCGCCGACGCGGCGGGTGCCTGA
- a CDS encoding ketoacyl-ACP synthase III, which produces MSKIKPAKGAPHARILGVGGYRPVRVVPNEVILEKIDSSDEWIRSRSGIESRHWANDEETVAAMSIEAAGKAIADAGIDAEQIGAVVVSTVSHFSQTPAIATEIADKLGTDKAAAFDISAGCAGFGYGLTLAKGMIVDGSAEYALVIGVERLSDLTDLEDRSTAFLFGDGAGAVVVGPAKEPGIGPTVWGSEGDKAETIKQTVPWTDFHTGDASRLPLDSAGNIKFPAITQEGQAVFRWAVFEMAKVAQQALDAAGISPDELDVFIPHQANVRIIDSMVKTLKLPEHVTVARDIRTTGNTSAASIPLAMERLLATGEAKSGDTALVIGFGAGLVYAATVVTLP; this is translated from the coding sequence ATGTCGAAGATCAAGCCCGCCAAGGGCGCCCCGCACGCCCGCATTCTCGGCGTCGGCGGCTACCGCCCCGTCCGCGTGGTGCCCAACGAGGTCATCCTGGAGAAGATCGACTCGTCCGACGAGTGGATCCGCTCCCGGTCCGGCATCGAGAGCCGGCACTGGGCGAACGACGAGGAGACCGTCGCCGCCATGTCGATCGAGGCGGCCGGCAAGGCGATCGCGGACGCGGGGATCGACGCGGAGCAGATCGGCGCCGTCGTCGTCTCCACCGTCTCGCACTTCAGCCAGACCCCGGCCATCGCCACCGAGATCGCCGACAAGCTGGGCACGGACAAGGCCGCCGCGTTCGACATCTCGGCGGGCTGCGCCGGCTTCGGCTACGGGCTCACCCTGGCCAAGGGCATGATCGTCGACGGTTCCGCGGAGTACGCGCTGGTCATCGGCGTGGAGCGGCTGAGCGACCTGACCGACCTGGAGGACCGCTCGACGGCCTTCCTGTTCGGTGACGGCGCCGGCGCGGTCGTCGTCGGTCCCGCGAAGGAGCCGGGCATCGGCCCGACCGTGTGGGGCTCGGAGGGCGACAAGGCCGAGACGATCAAGCAGACGGTGCCGTGGACCGACTTCCACACCGGCGACGCCTCCCGGCTCCCGCTGGACAGCGCGGGGAACATCAAGTTCCCGGCGATCACCCAGGAGGGCCAGGCGGTGTTCCGCTGGGCCGTGTTCGAGATGGCGAAGGTCGCCCAGCAGGCGCTGGACGCGGCCGGGATCAGCCCGGACGAACTGGACGTCTTCATCCCGCACCAGGCCAATGTGCGGATCATCGACTCGATGGTGAAGACCCTCAAACTGCCGGAGCACGTCACGGTCGCCCGCGACATCCGCACCACCGGCAACACCTCGGCCGCCTCGATCCCGCTCGCGATGGAGCGGCTCCTGGCGACCGGCGAGGCGAAGAGCGGCGACACCGCGCTCGTCATCGGATTCGGGGCGGGTCTCGTCTACGCCGCCACGGTCGTTACCCTCCCCTAG